One Carassius auratus strain Wakin chromosome 3, ASM336829v1, whole genome shotgun sequence genomic region harbors:
- the LOC113046560 gene encoding leucine-rich repeat-containing protein 4B-like: MRITTLTSLPSPSPLLLLLVQQLLWLILPGQEAVGAASTCPTPCSCSNQASRVICTRRNLEEVPDSISNNTRYLNLQENSIQVIKSDTFKHLRHLEILQLSKNQIRQIEVGAFNGLPNLNTLELFDNRLTLVPSQAFEYLSKLRELWLRNNPIETLPGYAFHRVPSLRRLDLGELKKLDYISDAAFVGLINLRYLNLGMCGLKDIPNLTPLVRLEELELSGNRLEIIRPGSFQGLESLRKLWLMHSQMSVIERNAFDDLKNLEELNLSHNSLHSLPHDLFTPLQKLERVHLNHNPWVCNCDVLWLSWWLKETVPSNTTCCARCHAPPYLKGKYIGELDQSHFTCYAPVIVEPPTDLNVTEGMAAELKCRTTTSMTSVNWITPNGTLMTHGSYRVSISVLHDGTLNFTNVTLRDTGQYTCIVTNSAGNTTATAVLNVTAADVSVNYTYFTTVTVETVESTGEEDSVLHTFTETIHIPGPKPSGHPWQEVVPTTASSLSILSSTSSPRATKPTFTVPISEPSYPSGLDDVMKTTKIIIGCFVAITFMAAVMLVVFYKLRKQHQLHKHHGPARAIEIINVEDEIGPGTGIRGSGISGGSTVPQGGSGGSGQSLRLQHSEIVNLPNLARAEHLNHYYQPHHFNNNMMGLGLGGGLNNNNNPSPCSQAQTTPISYTQVPVSASNTSCSMPSPMPLPTLGIHGSLKGLMGKGHNPQIEPLLFKSGSKENVQETQI; this comes from the exons ATGCGCATCACCACGCTGACCAGCCTTCCTAGTCCCTCCCCCCTCCTCCTCTTATTGGTTCAGCAGCTGTTGTGGCTCATCCTCCCAGGTCAAGAGGCAGTCGGAGCCGCCTCCACCTGTCCCACTCCATGCAGTTGTTCTAATCAAGCTAGTCGAGTGATCTGTACAAGACGAAACTTAGAAGAGGTGCCCGACAGTATATCAAACAACACACGATACCTCAACTTACAGGAGAACTCAATACAG GTGATAAAATCAGACACGTTCAAACATTTGCGGCACCTGGAGATCCTCCAGCTCTCCAAGAACCAGATTCGTCAGATAGAAGTGGGTGCATTCAATGGCCTCCCAAACCTCAACACTCTGGAACTGTTTGACAACCGCCTCACGCTGGTGCCATCGCAAGCTTTTGAGTACCTCAGCAAACTGCGGGAACTTTGGTTGCGAAATAATCCCATTGAGACTTTACCAGGCTATGCCTTTCACCGCGTCCCCTCGTTGCGGCGTCTTGACCTAGGCGAACTTAAGAAACTGGATTATATATCTGATGCAGCCTTTGTCGGACTCATCAACCTGCGCTACCTGAACTTAGGTATGTGTGGCCTAAAGGACATCCCTAACTTGACTCCCCTGGTGCGACTGGAGGAACTAGAGTTGTCTGGAAACCGTCTTGAAATCATCAGACCCGGATCCTTCCAAGGCCTGGAATCCTTGCGCAAACTATGGCTCATGCACTCTCAGATGTCGGTCATTGAGCGTAATGCTTTCGATGATCTCAAGAACCTAGAGGagcttaacctatcccacaattCTCTGCACTCTCTGCCCCATGACCTTTTCACACCATTGCAGAAGCTGGAACGAGTGCACCTCAATCACAACCCATGGGTGTGCAACTGCGATGTGCTTTGGTTAAGCTGGTGGCTGAAAGAAACCGTGCCAAGCAACACAACTTGTTGTGCACGGTGCCACGCACCACCCTACCTTAAGGGAAAGTACATAGGAGAGCTAGACCAGAGTCATTTCACCTGCTATGCCCCCGTCATTGTGGAGCCACCCACTGACCTCAATGTGACCGAGGGCATGGCTGCTGAGCTCAAGTGTCGCACCACTACCTCCATGACCTCTGTGAACTGGATCACACCAAATGGCACCCTAATGACCCATGGCTCCTATAGGGTCAGTATTTCCGTTCTGCATGATGGAACACTGAATTTCACCAATGTAACTCTGCGTGACACTGGCCAATACACCTGCATTGTGACCAACTCAGCTGGGAACACAACGGCAACTGCTGTCCTGAATGTGACCGCAGCAGACGTCAGTGTCAACTACACCTACTTCACCACGGTCACTGTAGAAACGGTGGAGTCTACGGGAGAAGAAGATTCGGTATTGCATACCTTCACAGAGACCATCCACATTCCTGGGCCTAAACCTTCTGGGCACCCCTGGCAAGAAGTTGTCCCTACTACTGCCTCTTCTCTCTCAATCCTTAGCTCAACATCCTCCCCCCGAGCAACCAAACCCACTTTCACTGTCCCTATTTCTGAGCCCAGCTATCCCTCTGGACTAGATGATGTGATGAAGACCACCAAGATCATAATCGGTTGCTTCGTGGCCATAACCTTCATGGCTGCCGTCATGCTGGTGGTGTTCTACAAACTGAGAAAGCAGCATCAGTTACACAAACACCATGGGCCAGCGCGAGCCATTGAGATCATTAATGTCGAAGATGAGATTGGACCGGGAACGGGCATCCGTGGCAGCGGCATCTCAGGAGGATCCACAGTACCGCAAGGAGGGTCAGGCGGAAGCGGACAGAGCTTGCGTCTGCAACACTCTGAAATCGTCAACCTCCCAAACCTTGCACGAGCGGAGCATCTCAACCATTACTACCAGCCCCATCACTTCAACAATAACATGATGGGTCTGGGCCTTGGCGGAGGcctaaacaataacaacaacccTTCGCCCTGCTCCCAGGCCCAGACTACCCCCATCTCTTACACACAGGTGCCAGTCTCAGCAAGTAATACATCATGCTCCATGCCTTCTCCAATGCCTCTGCCGACCCTTGGCATCCACGGGTCACTGAAAGGCCTGATGGGTAAAGGGCACAACCCACAGATTGAGCCGTTGCTTTTCAAGAGTGGCTCTAAGGAGAATGTCCAAGAAACCCAGATCTGA